In a single window of the Raphanus sativus cultivar WK10039 chromosome 9, ASM80110v3, whole genome shotgun sequence genome:
- the LOC108824085 gene encoding histone H1 — MAREKNKSPTVKKTPMASKEKPKKLRKPKTATHPPYFQMIKEALMNLKEKNGSSPYAIAKQIEEKYKPVLPENFRKTLSLQLKNSVAKGKLVKIRASYKLSETTTRTTRQQQKKKMETRSKKTVSKPPEMVTKKKRTAKKPRQLKSIKSPGSKKVLRASAS; from the exons ATGGCGAGAGAGAAAAACAAATCTCCAACGGTGAAGAAAACTCCTATGGCGTCAAAAGAGAAACCAAAGAAGCTGAGAAAACCCAAAACCGCCACTCATCCTCCATACTTTCag ATGATAAAAGAGGCTTTGATGAATCTGAAAGAGAAGAACGGTTCGAGCCCTTACGCTATAGCAAAGCAGATAGAGGAGAAATACAAACCTGTACTCCCCGAGAATTTCCGTAAAACACTTTCTCTACAGCTTAAAAACTCTGTCGCTAAAGGTAAGCTCGTGAAGATCAGAGCTTCATACAAGCTCTCAGAGACCACCACGAGGACAACGAGGcagcagcagaagaagaagatggagactCGGTCGAAGAAGACTGTGAGCAAGCCGCCAGAAATGgtgacgaagaagaagaggacaGCAAAGAAGCCAAGACAGCTTAAGTCGATCAAGTCTCCAGGTTCTAAGAAGGTCTTGAGAGCTTCCGCTTCTTGA
- the LOC108827646 gene encoding uncharacterized protein LOC108827646 isoform X1, with protein sequence MERTTKHEELARSIFHVFRNFMLICLFRLETTFFSELMVEATSNLTASQRYAASALFAMALNQAQISQTRPLGTDHGVTSGDGDSISQDEEDLWVHEVSGLLRPVFRCLQIDSSAWHGIEEIAASSPAKHHIGSLIKLLSDDDGSSDMVEKETALAKAAEAMVQGIQRVSVSVEAKKEKHLEYENECLEKYSLPEAQSGAGDKETESHGEDVVKDSSHNPDTVEEAALLSHERKISVLYELLSACLADKHEDKEECTRSRKGYDARHHVALRLLATWFDFQWIQMEGVETMAACSAMALQKSGDKEEAGAKLEEESLSPESEWDKWKRGGIVGAAALTGGTLMAITGGLAAPAIAAGFGALAPTLGTLVPVIGASGFAAAASAAGTATGSVAVAASFGAAGAGLAGAKMARRTGEIEEFEFKAIGENHNQGRLAVEILVAGFVFKEEDFVKPWEGLTSNLERYTVQWESKNIIALSTAIQDWLTSRVAMELMRQGAMYTVLSSLLAAMAWPATILVAADLIDSKWSIAIDRSDKAGRLLAEALRKGLQGNRPVTLVGFSLGARVVFKCLQALAETEKNAEIVERVVLLGAPISIYNENWRDARKMVAGRFINVYATNDWTLGVAFRASLLTQGLAGIQPVCIPGIEDVDVTDTVEGHSSYLWKTQQILERLELDNSYPVFRNTL encoded by the exons ATGGAAAGAACAACTAAACATGAGGAACTCGCTCGCTCTATCTTTCACGTATTTAGAAACTTTATGTTGATTTGTCTTTTCCGATTGGAAACTACATTTTTTTCTGAATTGATGGTGGAAGCAACGTCGAATTTAACGGCGTCGCAGAGATACGCGGCAAGCGCATTGTTCGCGATGGCACTCAACCAAGCGCAGATCAGCCAGACAAGGCCCCTCGGCACCGATCACGGCGTAACCAGCGGCGATGGTGATTCAATCTCCCAGGACGAGGAGGATCTATGGGTCCACGAGGTTTCTGGCTTGCTCCGACCCGTTTTCAG ATGTCTTCAGATTGATTCCTCAGCTTGGCATGGCATCGAGGAAATTGCTGCTTCTTCTCCGGCTAAGCATCACATCGGTTCG CTCATCAAGTTACTCTCGGATGATGACGGTTCTAGTGATATGGTGGAGAAAGAGACCGCTTTAGCTAAAGCTGCTGAAGCTATGGTTCAAGGCATTCAGCGAGTTTCTGTATCTGTGGAAGCTAAGAAGGAGAAACATCTGGAATACGAAAACGAATGCCTTGAGAAGTATTCCCTACCTGAGGCCCAGTCTGGTGCTGGCGATAAGGAAACAGAGAGTCACGGGGAGGATGTAGTCAAAGATAGTAGCCACAATCCTGACACTGTTGAGGAAGCAGCACTGCTTAGCCATGAGAGGAAGATAAGTGTTCTTTACGAGCTACTTTCTGCTTGCTTGGCAGATAAACATGAGGATAAGGAAGAATGTACACGGAGTAGGAAAGGCTATGATGCGCGTCACCATGTTGCTCTCCGCTTACTTGCAACTTGGTTTGATTTTCAGTGGATTCAAATG GAAGGAGTTGAGACAATGGCTGCATGCTCAGCCATGGCATTGCAGAAGTCAGGCGATAAGGAAGAAGCAGGGGCGAAGCTAGAAGAAGAGTCTTTGTCTCCAGAGAGTGAATGGGATAAATGGAAGCGTGGAGGCATTGTTGGAGCGGCGGCTTTAACAGGGGGTACTCTGATGGCTATCACTGGTG gaTTGGCTGCTCCAGCAATAGCTGCAGGGTTTGGTGCATTGGCACCAACGCTAGGCACTCTGGTTCCTGTAATAGGAGCCAGTGGGTTTGCTGCAGCTGCTAGTGCTGCAGGAACTGCTACTGGTTCTGTTGCTGTTGCTGCATCTTTTGGAG CTGCTGGAGCTGGGCTCGCTGGGGCTAAGATGGCAAGGAGAACTGGGGAAATTGAAGAGTTTGAGTTTAAAGCTATTGGAGAAAACCACAATCAAGGA CGATTAGCAGTGGAGATCTTAGTTGCTGGCTTTGTGTTTAAGGAAGAAGACTTTGTAAAGCCCTGGGAAGGTTTAACTAGCAACTTAGAAAG GTACACGGTGCAGTGGGAATCCAAGAATATTATTGCATTGAGCACTGCAATTCAGGATTGGCTTACTTCAA GAGTTGCTATGGAGTTGATGAGACAAGGTGCAATGTATACAGTACTAAGCTCGCTTCTAGCAGCAATGGCATGGCCGGCAACAATCTTAGTAGCTGCTGATTTGATAGATAGTAAATGGAGTATCGCCATTGACag GTCAGACAAAGCAGGCAGACTTCTTGCTGAAGCGCTTCGGAAAGGGTTACAAGGAAATAG ACCAGTGACTCTCGTGGGTTTCTCGCTTGGTGCTCGTGTCGTCTTCAAGTGCCTCCAGGCTCTGGCCGAAACAGAGAAAAACG CTGAGATTGTGGAAAGAGTTGTTCTTCTTGGAGCCCCAATATCAATCTATAACGAGAACTGGCGAGACGCAAGAAAG ATGGTGGCCGGAAGATTCATCAACGTTTACGCCACAAATGATTGGACACTCGGGGTTGCTTTCCGTGCAAG TCTGTTGACTCAAGGATTAGCTGGAATCCAGCCGGTCTGTATACCGGGGATCGAGGAT GTGGATGTAACCGATACGGTGGAAGGTCACTCATCTTACTTATGGAAAACTCAGCAAATCCTGGAAAGACTCGAACTCGACAACTCTTACCCTGTTTTCCGAAACACTCTCTAA
- the LOC108825909 gene encoding purple acid phosphatase 5 has product MGYRLALVCSAIVLLSISGLSHAGVTSSYTRVAEPSEEMPLETFPPPAGLNAPEQVHITQGDHNGRGMIISWVTPTNDDGSNIVKYWIADRDESTNESAEASTSSYTYYDYTSGFLHHATIKGLEYDTKYFYELGSGRSTRRFSFTTPPKAGPDVPYTFGVIGDLGQTYASNQTLYHYMSNPKGQAVLFVGDLSYADDHPNHDQRKWDSYGRFVEPSAAYQPWIWAAGNHEIDYAPSIGETQAFKPYKNRYHVPYRASKSTSPLWYSIKRASAYIIVLSSYSAFDKYTPQNSWLESELKKVNREETPWLIVLVHSPWYNSNGYHYMEGESMRVTFEPWFVENKVDIVFAGHVHAYERSERVSNIKYNITDGLSSPVKNPSAPIYITIGDGGNIEGIANDYTYPQPSYSAYREASFGHALLEIKNRTHALYSWHRNQDDEPVIADSLWVKNRHFLPEEEVTLSGDSSA; this is encoded by the exons ATGGGATATCGTTTAGCACTCGTTTGCTCCGCTATCGTGTTGCTAAGCATCTCCGGCTTAAGCCATGCCGGAGTCACCAGTAGCTACACCAGAGTAGCTGAACCTTCTGAAGAGATGCCACTCGAAACCTTCCCTCCTCCTGCCGGCTTAAATGCTCCAGAACAA GTTCATATAACGCAGGGAGATCACAACGGTCGAGGTATGATAATCTCGTGGGTGACGCCAACAAACGATGATGGTTCTAACATCGTTAAATACTGGATCGCGGATAGGGATGAGAGCACAAACGAGAGTGCTGAAGCATCAACATCGTCCTACACATACTACGACTACACCTCTGGTTTTCTTCATCACGCCACTATTAAAGGGCTTGAG TACGATACTAAGTATTTCTACGAGCTTGGGTCCGGTCGTTCCACTAGACGATTCTCCTTCACGACTCCTCCCAAAGCCGGTCCCGATGTTCCCTACACATTTGGCGTCATTG gtGATCTAGGGCAAACCTATGCCTCTAACCAGACATTGTATCATTACATGTCGAACCCTAAAGGCCAAGCGGTGCTTTTTGTCGGAGACTTGTCGTACGCAGATGACCACCCGAACCACGACCAAAGAAAATGGGATTCTTATGGCCGATTCGTGGAACCAAGTGCTGCGTATCAGCCTTGGATATGGGCTGCAGGGAACCACGAAATAGATTATGCACCATCAATA gGCGAGACTCAGGCTTTCAAGCCGTACAAAAACCGTTACCACGTTCCCTACAGAGCCTCGAAGAGCACTTCTCCACTTTGGTACTCAATAAAACGAGCCTCAGCTTACATCATCGTACTCTCCTCTTACTCAGCTTTTG ACAAGTATACACCGCAAAACTCATGGCTCGAGAGTGAGCTCAAGAAAGTAAACAGAGAAGAGACTCCATGGTTGATTGTTCTTGTTCACTCGCCATGGTACAACAGCAACGGTTATCACTATATGGAAGGTGAAAGCATGAGAGTCACATTCGAGCCATGGTTCGTTGAAAACAAAGTCGATATTGTCTTCGCTGGTCATGTTCATGCCTACGAGAGATCAGAGCGTGTCTCCAACATCAAGTACAATATCACTGATGGTTTGAGTTCTCCAGTGAAAAATCCATCTGCTCCGATTTACATCACCATTGGAGATGGAGGCAACATAGAAGGAATCGCTAACga TTACACCTATCCGCAACCGAGTTACTCAGCTTATAGGGAAGCTAGTTTTGGACACGCTCTTCTAGAGATAAAGAACAGGACTCACGCCCTTTACAGTTGGCATAGGAACCAAGACGACGAGCCAGTTATAGCCGACTCTCTCTGGGTGAAGAATAGACACTTTTTGCCGGAGGAGGAGGTGACACTTTCCGGCGACTCAAGTGCCTga
- the LOC108824052 gene encoding peptide methionine sulfoxide reductase A5, translating to MASFIPLAILFFSISLLDKTASIRISNQISDAVVDSPDRPLKSAVFALGSFWRSEAAFGCIDGVVRTTSGYSGGTKTNPEYRKLGDHAESVQVEYDPSIVGYRQLLDVFWSNHDSRQVFGQGPDVGNQYRSCIFTNSTEELRLATISKEREQLKSRSSIVTTQIQQLGTFYRAEPDHQKFELKQHPFLLQLIGNMAEEELERSALATKLNGYAAELCPPRLQKHIDSRVNEIIRKGWPVLKDI from the exons ATGGCTTCCTTCATTCCTCTCGCAatcctcttcttctccatctctctgCTCGACAAGACTGCATCCATCAGAATATCGAATCAGATCTCAGATGCCGTCGTCGATTCGCCGGATCGCCCCTTGAAATCGGCGGTTTTCGCTCTCGGGAGCTTCTGGCGATCCGAGGCGGCCTTCGGCTGCATCGACGGCGTCGTGCGAACAACATCCGGTTACTCCGGCGGAACGAAGACGAATCCCGAGTATAGAAAGTTGGGTGATCACGCCGAGTCTGTTCAG GTTGAATATGATCCAAGTATAGTTGGTTATCGTCAGCTCTTAGATGTGTTCTGGTCTAATCATGATTCCAGACAAGTCTTTGGACAAGGCCCTGATGTCGGTAATCAATACAG ATCTTGTATTTTCACTAATTCGACGGAAGAGTTGAGGCTGGCTACTATTAGCAAAGAAAGAGAGCAGCTTAAATCAAGAAGCAGTATCGTCACTACCCAAATTCAACAGCTGGGAACGTTTTATCGCGCAGAGCCTGACCATCag AAGTTTGAGCTGAAACAGCATCCGTTCCTTCTTCAGCTAATAGGAAACATGGCGGAAGAAGAGCTCGAGAGATCAGCTCTAGCCACTAAGCTAAACGGTTATGCAGCTGAGCTCTGCCCACCAAGACTCCAGAAACATATCGACTCTAGAGTAAACGAGATCATTAGAAAAGGTTGGCCGGTCTTGAAAGACATCTAA
- the LOC108826549 gene encoding protein SMALL AUXIN UP-REGULATED RNA 10-like → MTIKRSSQATSIKQILKRCSSLGKKKNVNGCYNNQEDDSFPQDVPKGHFPVYVGPNRSRYIVPISWLEYSEFQTLLRLAEEEFGFDHNMGLIIPCDEVFFRSLISMFR, encoded by the coding sequence ATGACAATAAAAAGATCATCTCAAGCAACATCGATCAAGCAAATCTTAAAGAGATGCTCGAGTctagggaagaagaagaacgtCAATGGTTGCTACAATAATCAAGAAGATGATAGTTTTCCACAAGACGTGCCAAAAGGTCATTTTCCGGTTTACGTTGGACCGAACCGAAGTCGCTACATCGTTCCCATCTCGTGGCTGGAATACTCCGAGTTTCAAACGTTGCTCCGACTAGCCGAGGAAGAGTTTGGCTTTGACCATAATATGGGTCTTATCATACCTTGTGATGAAGTGTTCTTCAGGTCTCTGATCTCCATGTTCAGATAA
- the LOC108826675 gene encoding probable serine protease EDA2 yields the protein MSSDLGFILITTVTAAFLSYSTNALLHSGSDSHGVSPRDYYLTTDAHWFNQTLDHYSPHDNRKFRQRYYEYFDNFRAPDGPVFMIICGEGPCSGIAKDYMSVLAKKFEAGVVSLEHRYYGKSHPFTSLDTENLRYLSSKQALFDLAAFRQHYQAALNVKLNRSSGSSDNPWFFFGVSYPGALSAWFRLKFPHLTCGSLASSAVVHAVYDFSAFDQQIGESAGQECKAALQETNKLLEVGLKVNRKAVKALFNATGLHVDADFLYLTADAAVMAFQYGNSDKLCVPLVKAKKNGSDLVETYSKYVRDHCMKDWGLHVRPYNRKHLKNTVITADSTYRIWWFQVCTELAYFQVAPTNSSVRSQQINTEYHLDLCKSLFGKDTYPEVDATNLYYGGHKIAATKIIFTNGSQDPWRHASKQTSSPELPSYTMDCHNCGHGTDLRGCPQSPMVIEGKSNNCSSPDVVNNVRQQMIEHIDLWLSECRGSTRSSK from the exons ATGTCGTCCGATCTCGGTTTTATTCTGATCACCACCGTCACTGCAGCGTTTTTGTCTTATTCGACCAATGCCTTGCTACATTCTGGGAGTGACTCTCATGGCGTTTCCCCTAGAGACTATTACTTGACTACCGATGCGCATTGGTTTAATCAAACCCTAGATCATTACTCTCCTCAC GATAATCGCAAATTCAGACAGAGATACTATGAATATTTTGACAACTTCCGAGCTCCAGATGGTCCTGTCTTTATGATAATATGCGGTGAAGGTCCTTGCAGTGGCATAGCTAAAGATTATATGAGT GTATTAGCAAAGAAATTTGAAGCTGGTGTGGTTTCATTAGAACATAGGTACTATGGGAAAAGTCATCCTTTTACCTCATTAGATACGGAGAATCTGAGATACCTTTCATCCAAACAAGCCCTTTTCGATTTGGCTGCTTTCCGTCAACATTACCAGGCAG CTTTGAATGTTAAGTTGAATAGAAGTAGTGGTAGTAGTGACAACCCGTGGTTCTTCTTCGGGGTTTCTTATCCTGGAGCTTTAAGTGCTTGGTTCCGGCTCAAGTTCCCTCACTTGACCTGTGGAAGCCTTGCTAGTTCTGCAGTTGTTCATGCTGTCTATGACTTCTCTGCATTTGATCAGCAG ATTGGTGAATCAGCTGGTCAAGAATGCAAAGCTGCACTTCAAGAGACTAATAAACTCCTGGAAGTAGGGCTCAAAGTAAACAGAAAGGCGGTTAAAGCCCTCTTTAACGCCACTGGGCTTCATGTTGATGCTGATTTCTTATATTTAACCGCAGATGCAGCGGTTATGGCG TTCCAATATGGAAATTCAGATAAACTATGTGTCCCGCTTGTTAAAGCAAAGAAGAACGGTAGTGATTTAGTG GAAACATATTCTAAATATGTTAGAGACCATTGCATGAAAGATTGGGGCCTACACGTTAGACCATATAACCGGAAACACCTGAAAAACACTGTTATTACCGCCGATAGTACATATCGGATATGGTGGTTCCAAGTTTGCACAGAACTAGCATATTTCCAGGTGGCACCTACAAATAGTAGCGTTCGATCTCAGCAAATCAATACAGA GTACCATTTGGATTTGTGCAAGAGCCTTTTCGGTAAAGATACATATCCTGAAGTTGATGCAACAAACCTGTACTATGGAGGCCATAAAATCGCGG CAACCAAAATCATTTTCACAAATGGGTCACAAGATCCATGGCGTCATGCTTCCAAACAGACCTCATCTCCTGAAT TGCCTTCTTACACCATGGATTGCCATAACTGTGGCCATGGAACCGATCTACGAGGATGCCCCCAATCTCCAATGGTCATTGAAG gtAAGTCAAATAATTGCAGCTCACCAGATGTTGTAAACAATGTGAGGCAACAGATGATAGAACATATCGATTTGTGGTTGTCTGAATGTCGCGGATCTACTAGGAGTTCTAAGTAA
- the LOC108827646 gene encoding uncharacterized protein LOC108827646 isoform X2: MGPRGFWLAPTRFQIDSSAWHGIEEIAASSPAKHHIGSLIKLLSDDDGSSDMVEKETALAKAAEAMVQGIQRVSVSVEAKKEKHLEYENECLEKYSLPEAQSGAGDKETESHGEDVVKDSSHNPDTVEEAALLSHERKISVLYELLSACLADKHEDKEECTRSRKGYDARHHVALRLLATWFDFQWIQMEGVETMAACSAMALQKSGDKEEAGAKLEEESLSPESEWDKWKRGGIVGAAALTGGTLMAITGGLAAPAIAAGFGALAPTLGTLVPVIGASGFAAAASAAGTATGSVAVAASFGAAGAGLAGAKMARRTGEIEEFEFKAIGENHNQGRLAVEILVAGFVFKEEDFVKPWEGLTSNLERYTVQWESKNIIALSTAIQDWLTSRVAMELMRQGAMYTVLSSLLAAMAWPATILVAADLIDSKWSIAIDRSDKAGRLLAEALRKGLQGNRPVTLVGFSLGARVVFKCLQALAETEKNAEIVERVVLLGAPISIYNENWRDARKMVAGRFINVYATNDWTLGVAFRASLLTQGLAGIQPVCIPGIEDVDVTDTVEGHSSYLWKTQQILERLELDNSYPVFRNTL, from the exons ATGGGTCCACGAGGTTTCTGGCTTGCTCCGACCCGTTTTCAG ATTGATTCCTCAGCTTGGCATGGCATCGAGGAAATTGCTGCTTCTTCTCCGGCTAAGCATCACATCGGTTCG CTCATCAAGTTACTCTCGGATGATGACGGTTCTAGTGATATGGTGGAGAAAGAGACCGCTTTAGCTAAAGCTGCTGAAGCTATGGTTCAAGGCATTCAGCGAGTTTCTGTATCTGTGGAAGCTAAGAAGGAGAAACATCTGGAATACGAAAACGAATGCCTTGAGAAGTATTCCCTACCTGAGGCCCAGTCTGGTGCTGGCGATAAGGAAACAGAGAGTCACGGGGAGGATGTAGTCAAAGATAGTAGCCACAATCCTGACACTGTTGAGGAAGCAGCACTGCTTAGCCATGAGAGGAAGATAAGTGTTCTTTACGAGCTACTTTCTGCTTGCTTGGCAGATAAACATGAGGATAAGGAAGAATGTACACGGAGTAGGAAAGGCTATGATGCGCGTCACCATGTTGCTCTCCGCTTACTTGCAACTTGGTTTGATTTTCAGTGGATTCAAATG GAAGGAGTTGAGACAATGGCTGCATGCTCAGCCATGGCATTGCAGAAGTCAGGCGATAAGGAAGAAGCAGGGGCGAAGCTAGAAGAAGAGTCTTTGTCTCCAGAGAGTGAATGGGATAAATGGAAGCGTGGAGGCATTGTTGGAGCGGCGGCTTTAACAGGGGGTACTCTGATGGCTATCACTGGTG gaTTGGCTGCTCCAGCAATAGCTGCAGGGTTTGGTGCATTGGCACCAACGCTAGGCACTCTGGTTCCTGTAATAGGAGCCAGTGGGTTTGCTGCAGCTGCTAGTGCTGCAGGAACTGCTACTGGTTCTGTTGCTGTTGCTGCATCTTTTGGAG CTGCTGGAGCTGGGCTCGCTGGGGCTAAGATGGCAAGGAGAACTGGGGAAATTGAAGAGTTTGAGTTTAAAGCTATTGGAGAAAACCACAATCAAGGA CGATTAGCAGTGGAGATCTTAGTTGCTGGCTTTGTGTTTAAGGAAGAAGACTTTGTAAAGCCCTGGGAAGGTTTAACTAGCAACTTAGAAAG GTACACGGTGCAGTGGGAATCCAAGAATATTATTGCATTGAGCACTGCAATTCAGGATTGGCTTACTTCAA GAGTTGCTATGGAGTTGATGAGACAAGGTGCAATGTATACAGTACTAAGCTCGCTTCTAGCAGCAATGGCATGGCCGGCAACAATCTTAGTAGCTGCTGATTTGATAGATAGTAAATGGAGTATCGCCATTGACag GTCAGACAAAGCAGGCAGACTTCTTGCTGAAGCGCTTCGGAAAGGGTTACAAGGAAATAG ACCAGTGACTCTCGTGGGTTTCTCGCTTGGTGCTCGTGTCGTCTTCAAGTGCCTCCAGGCTCTGGCCGAAACAGAGAAAAACG CTGAGATTGTGGAAAGAGTTGTTCTTCTTGGAGCCCCAATATCAATCTATAACGAGAACTGGCGAGACGCAAGAAAG ATGGTGGCCGGAAGATTCATCAACGTTTACGCCACAAATGATTGGACACTCGGGGTTGCTTTCCGTGCAAG TCTGTTGACTCAAGGATTAGCTGGAATCCAGCCGGTCTGTATACCGGGGATCGAGGAT GTGGATGTAACCGATACGGTGGAAGGTCACTCATCTTACTTATGGAAAACTCAGCAAATCCTGGAAAGACTCGAACTCGACAACTCTTACCCTGTTTTCCGAAACACTCTCTAA
- the LOC108827643 gene encoding zinc finger CCCH domain-containing protein 44: protein MPEIDLTRVDQCVADAKLADGCDPSPPIEAPGSTAADSNCLKKKKSCGGRRGRPPRTLGKASPKRREDEDVCFVCFDGGSLVLCDRRGCPKVYHPACVKRTEAFFRSRSKWNCGWHICTACQKDSFYMCYTCPYSVCKRCVRSSEYVLLRDNKGFCGICMKTIMLIENAPEANKEKVEVDFDDQGSWEYLFKIYWVSLKEKLSLSLDDLTKAKNPWKPSKRRTTGQLHEKNDGNSPGVIKLSPAKLRKMEASKLNPDSCVGGDRLAPLTGGAAAAWATDELLDFVRFMKNGDVSVLSKCDVQTLVLEYVRRNNTQNASQDSDIVCDPRLMRLFGKERVDHLEMLKILDSHFLDQVRSPVTGTSAGGVTETISVQVDDRLNISEQHQEGESQRPDSRNHAVVKSETRAALYNQPIDELDLNMIWLYGDPDGKIHGPFSLLNLRQWSSSGHFPPELRIWRLGEQQSSSILLTDALNGQFHKTGAFQHHSIPKQEETATVANDQNRSVVGIAKLESRVLDFSPNSVSTDQSVISSSNSVITRSSDASNRSENLFSHSVPLDFTVSNEREAVGSVSLLNKLKVESPLPGQSPISCSLSLSTFPGNSNSNCTLPEQERWNIGHTGADGNTVKEACNQNDSGLSGAGDKQVTANVQSCGQNWNAATPSSASNVWDSNSGLVSFTDDQETDFLDLFKLNFASNTTTEWQPIVTGPDECGESVSDLLAEVEAMESQKCLPSPTSTYRGPGGESAINDSFSPDEGHSPALDVSKGDSMSSTNDLQMHLRTNNPVDF from the exons ATGCCGGAAATCGACCTCACGAGAGTCGATCAATGCGTCGCTGATGCGAAATTGGCTGACGGTTGTGATCCTTCTCCGCCAATTGAAGCTCCAGGTTCGACAGCTGCGGATTCGAAttgcttgaagaagaagaagagctgcGGTGGTAGGCGCGGACGTCCGCCGAGAACACTGGGGAAAGCTTCTCCGAAGAGGAGAGAAGACGAAGATGTTTGCTTCGTCTGCTTCGATGGAGGTAGTCTTGTTCTCTGCGATCGTAG AGGATGCCCAAAGGTGTACCACCCAGCCTGTGTTAAGCGTACCGAAGCATTCTTCAGATCAAGATCAAAATGGAACTGTG GTTGGCACATATGTACGGCTTGTCAGAAGGATTCTTTCTACATGTGCTATACTTGTCCATATTCTGTGTGCAAGAGATGCGTTAGAAGCTCCGAGTATGTACTTTTACGGGACAACAAAGGGTTCTGCGGAATCTGCATGAAGACTATAATGCTTATTGAGAATGCACCTGAAGCTAACAAAGAAAAG GTTGAGGTCGATTTTGATGATCAAGGCAGCTGGGAGTATCTGTTTAAGATTTACTGGGTCTCTCTTAAAGAAAAGCTATCTTTGTCATTAGATGATCTTACCAAAGCAAAAAACCCATGGAAACCGTCTAAGAGAAGAACTACTGGTCAGCTTCATGAAAAGAATGATGGTAATTCTCCTGGGGTTATCAAGTTAAGTCCTGCTAAGCTAAGGAAAATGGAAGCGAGTAAATTGAATCCGGACAGTTGTGTGGGTGGTGATAGACTTGCACCATTGACTGgtggtgctgctgctgcttgGGCTACAGATGAGCTCTTGGACTTTGTTAGGTTTATGAAAAACGGTGATGTCTCCGTCTTGTCAAAGTGTGATGTCCAAACTCTCGTGCTAGAGTATGTGCGTCGGAATAATACACAAAACGCTTCTCAGGATTCGGATATAGTGTGTGACCCTAGGCTTATGAGATTGTTTGGAAAGGAGCGAGTGGATCACTTGGAAATGTTAAAGATTCTTGATTCTCACTTCCTGGATCAAGTAAGGTCTCCGGTTACAGGTACCTCAGCCGGAGGAGTCACTGAAACTATCTCCGTCCAGGTCGATGATAGGTTAAATATATCTGAACAACATCAAGAAGGAGAGTCACAGAGACCTGATAGCAGAAACCATGCCGTCGTAAAGTCTGAAACACGTGCCGCTCTGTACAATCAGCCAATCGATGAGTTGGATTTGAATATGATATGGTTATATGGAGATCCAGATGGGAAGATTCATGGACCGTTTTCTTTGTTGAACCTGCGACAGTGGAGTTCGAGTGGCCACTTCCCGCCTGAGCTGAGAATCTGGAGGTTGGGTGAGCAGCAGAGCAGCTCCATACTTTTGACCGACGCATTAAATGGTCAGTTCCATAAAACAGGAGCGTTTCAGCATCATTCTATCCCGAAGCAGGAAGAGACAGCTACTGTAGCTAACGATCAAAACAGGAGTGTTGTTGGTATTGCGAAACTAGAGAGTAGAGTACTTGACTTTAGCCCCAACTCAGTGTCCACCGACCAGAGTGTTATTTCTAGCAGTAACAGTGTCATCACAAGGAGCTCCGATGCGAGCAACAGAAGCGAAAACCTTTTTAGCCACAGCGTGCCGTTGGATTTTACTGTTTCTAATGAAAGGGAGGCTGTGGGTTCTGTCTCTCTCTTGAACAAATTGAAAGTTGAAAGTCCCTTGCCTGGACAAAGCCCTATAAGCTGTTCGCTTTCGCTGTCTACATTCCCCGGAAACTCAAACTCAAACTGTACTCTGCCTGAACAGGAAAGATGGAACATTGGTCATACAGGGGCAGATGGGAACACAGTAAAGGAAGCTTGCAATCAAAACGATTCTGGCCTTAGCGGTGCGGGTGATAAACAGGTTACGGCTAACGTTCAGTCATGTGGGCAAAACTGGAATGCAGCTACTCCAAGCAGTGCTTCAAACGTGTGGGATTCGAACTCAGGTTTGGTGTCTTTCACAGACGATCAAGAAACCGACTTCCTAGATCTCTTTAAATTGAACTTTGCGTCTAATACCACCACGGAGTGGCAACCCATTGTGACTGGACCTGACGAGTGTGGCGAGTCAGTCTCAGATCTTTTGGCGGAAGTTGAAGCCATGGAGTCCCAAAAGTGTCTTCCTTCTCCTACTTCAACATACCGTGGTCCTGGAGGAGAATCAGCCATTAACGATAGCTTCAGTCCTGATGAGGGGCATAGCCCAGCGCTTGATGTAAGCAAAGGTGACTCCATGAGCTCAACAAACGATCTGCAAATGCATTTACGAACTAACAACCCCGTGGACTTTTAG